GACGATGTAGCGATCGAGCTCGGCAACAATGAGCCCGGGAGTAAGATCGGCGAGGCGGGCGAGCGCGTTCTGGGTGCGTGGCGACGTCACGACGACGGCTCCAGCACGGTGATGTTCGCGTTGGTATAAATGCAGATGCCGGCGGCGATCGCCAGTCCCCGCTGCACGATCTCCCGCGGCGGCAGCTCCGTATTCTCGGCAAGTGCTCTCGCCGCGGCCAGCGCGTAAGAGCCGCCCGAACCGATTGCCAGGATTCCGTCATCCGGTTCGATAATGTCCCCAGTGCCGGAAATGATGAACCCTCTCTCGCTGTCGGTGACAGCGAGCAGCGCCTCCAGGCGCCTCAATATCCGGTCGCTCCTCCAATCCTTGGCCAGTTCCACCGCCGCACGGGAAAGGTTGCCTGGATGCCGTTCGAGCTTCTCCTCGAACTTCTCAAAGAGCGTGAACGCATCCGCCGCCGCGCCCGCAAACCCCGCGAGTAGCTTGCCACCGCGCAATGAGCGTACTTTTTGCGCGTTGGATTTCATCACCGTGTCGCCAACCGTGACCTGGCCGTCGCCGCCGAGAGCGACGCGGCCTTCGCGGCGGACGGCGAGAATTGTCGTCGAGCGAACGCGGGCTGGAGTGCTGTTCATGGTTCAAACCTAACAGGGGCGCCAATGCGATTGGAGCACATACCCGTAGTGCTGGGAGTACTCGTCTGCATCGTTGCGGCAGGCCTGCTCTACGATGCTTTCAGGCCTGATGATCTGAGGCCACATCGCGAACGCCGGCGTCGGCGCCGCGCAGTACCACATCGTGCCGGTGAAGCGCTGGTGGGGGCCGGGACACTGTGCATGGGTGCATCGCTCATCGGGCAGGACGAGTGGCGCTGGGGGACGATCGTGGTCTTTGTCGGGGTCGCGCTACTGGTGATCGGGGCCGTGCTCAACCGCGTTTATCTCAAGGAGATGCTGCTGTTCCGGGGCGCCGCGCGGCGCGGCGAAGGGGATGACCCCGATTTGCCGCGGGACGATAAACAGAAACCGCCAATGCGTATTCGCTGAGCAGATGCTTCCGGGCTGACCGGGGCTGAGTCAGGCCATCAGCCCCATCACTGTGGCGCCGGTGGCATCTCGCTCGCCCTCTATCGCGATCTGCACCCGTACCGACTCGGACGCTTCGGACTCAACCCCATATTTCAGGTTCACTGCGACGATCTGTCGTACGAGCTCGTCGAAGCTGGATTCCGGAATTCCCTGGCAAACCGGCCTCAGCCTGTCAGCGATGTTTCGCTGCAAGTCGGCGATCTGTTCCTGCCCGCTGGTCATCGGAATTCCTGAGAAGTTGTATCGGCATAGCCGGTCAGCCGGAGTTGCTTAGTGACGTACACTCGCAATGTCCAGATGTTCAATCCTGGTTACACCCGGTTCTTGCTGCGGTTTCAATTAGTTTCGCGGCAACACGGATGGAAACGAGCACGATGGCACATTCTTTCCGTGATTTTTTCACTCGACAAACAATCTCAGGAGACAACGATGGGTATGCTGGCGGTGGGAGAGACCGGAAAGAACACAACCGATTTGTACTACGAAGATCACGGAAAGGGCAAGCCGGTGGTGCTCATCCATGGATGGCCGCTAAGCGGACGCGCGTGGGAAGCGCAGCTGCCGGCCCTCGTCAAGGCGGGACATCGGGTGATCACCTATGACCGTCGCGGTTTCGGCAAATCATCTCAGCCATGGGACGGGTACGATTACGATACTTTTGCCGCCGACCTTGCCGCTTTGATAGAACACCTCGACCTGAATGATGCCGCACTCGTCGGGTTCTCGATGGGGGGCGGCGAAGTAGTCCGCTACATCGGCACCTACGGCAGCGACCGGGTCAGCAAAGCTGTCCTTGCGTCCGCCGTTCCACCCTACCTCTACAAGTCCGATGACAACCCGGACGGCGGGCTGGACGATGCCACCATCAAACAATTCGAGACCGGTGTGAAAAGCGACCGCCTCGCGTTCCTCGATGGATTCACGACCAAGTTCTTCCAGGCTGGAGATAAAACCGATCTCATCAGCGAGCCGCAGCGCAGCTACGCCCGCGAAATCGCGGCTTTCGCTTCACCCAAGGGCACTCTGGACTGTATCACTGCGTTCGGCAAGACAGATTTCCGCGACGACCTGACTCGCATGACTGTTCCGACCCTGGTGATCCACGGTGACTCCGACGGAATCGTGCCGTTCGAAGTCAGCGGCAAACGGTCACACGAATCGATCGATGGCAGCCAACTCGTCCTGATCAAGGGTGGGCCTCATGGCGTGAACGCCACGCACGCCGACGAGTTCAACAGTGCGTTGACGAGGTTTCTTGCCAGCTGACCTCGACGCGCAAATCAATCATTCCGAATTAATCTTTCA
Above is a window of Gemmatimonadaceae bacterium DNA encoding:
- a CDS encoding alpha/beta hydrolase; this translates as MGMLAVGETGKNTTDLYYEDHGKGKPVVLIHGWPLSGRAWEAQLPALVKAGHRVITYDRRGFGKSSQPWDGYDYDTFAADLAALIEHLDLNDAALVGFSMGGGEVVRYIGTYGSDRVSKAVLASAVPPYLYKSDDNPDGGLDDATIKQFETGVKSDRLAFLDGFTTKFFQAGDKTDLISEPQRSYAREIAAFASPKGTLDCITAFGKTDFRDDLTRMTVPTLVIHGDSDGIVPFEVSGKRSHESIDGSQLVLIKGGPHGVNATHADEFNSALTRFLAS
- the hslV gene encoding ATP-dependent protease subunit HslV, which codes for MNSTPARVRSTTILAVRREGRVALGGDGQVTVGDTVMKSNAQKVRSLRGGKLLAGFAGAAADAFTLFEKFEEKLERHPGNLSRAAVELAKDWRSDRILRRLEALLAVTDSERGFIISGTGDIIEPDDGILAIGSGGSYALAAARALAENTELPPREIVQRGLAIAAGICIYTNANITVLEPSS